A single region of the Amphiprion ocellaris isolate individual 3 ecotype Okinawa chromosome 4, ASM2253959v1, whole genome shotgun sequence genome encodes:
- the LOC111566254 gene encoding rheacalcin-2-like, translated as MSWEDALSHCRDKQTDLPSLLSETDRLLDHNDIKHKNISERVWMGLRFLGDRWMWVNGDPLEYEAWSQEGGQDHQCPVRKRCGALTKEGLWENWDCQDKLNFICV; from the coding sequence ATGTCCTGGGAAGACGCTCTGAGCCactgcagagacaaacaaactgATCTCCCCAGTCTGCTCTCTGAGACCGATCGGCTTCTGGACCACAATGACATCAAGCACAAGAACATCAGTGAGCGGGTGTGGATGGGTCTGCGTTTCCTGGGTGACCGCTGGATGTGGGTGAACGGTGACCCTCTGGAATATGAGGCCTGGTCCCAAGAAGGAGGTCAGGACCACCAGTGTCCAGTCAGGAAACGCTGTGGAGCTTTAACCAAAGAGGGACTGTGGGAGAACTGGGACTGTCAAGACAAACTCAACTTCATCTGTGTCTGA
- the rasd3 gene encoding RASD family member 3, producing MSLSVRPTTVRLVFLGAAGVGKSALIRRFLHDLFDHKYTRTVEELHVLEYDTAGCGKMRLEILDTSGSYSFPAMRELCIRHSDAFALVYAVDDPGSFEEVRRLRDEILELRGGKSAPITVVGSKADLTEAEGRVLQAGEAMSTVEGEWAADFVEASARTGANTLRVFGSMLQQVNLPHRLSPAVRRRRDTEPTAEEKRRAPLRKNNSCILS from the coding sequence ATGTCTCTGTCGGTGCGTCCCACCACGGTGCGCCTGGTGTTCCTCGGGGCCGCGGGCGTCGGTAAGAGCGCGCTCATCCGTCGTTTCCTCCACGACCTCTTCGACCACAAGTACACGCGCACCGTGGAGGAGCTCCACGTGTTGGAGTACGACACCGCTGGGTGTGGGAAGATGCGTCTGGAGATCCTGGACACGAGCGGCAGCTACTCGTTCCCGGCCATGCGGGAGCTCTGCATCCGACACAGCGACGCCTTCGCCCTGGTGTACGCGGTGGACGACCCCGGCTCCTTCGAGGAGGTGCGGCGGCTCCGCGACGAGATCCTGGAGCTGCGGGGCGGCAAGAGTGCGCCCATCACCGTGGTGGGGAGCAAAGCAGATCTGACGGAGGCCGAGGGTCGTGTGCTGCAGGCCGGGGAAGCCATGAGCACGGTGGAGGGGGAGTGGGCTGCTGACTTCGTGGAGGCGTCGGCGCGCACAGGTGCGAACACGTTGCGGGTGTTCGGCTCGATGCTGCAGCAGGTGAACCTGCCGCACCGGCTCAGTCCTGCGGTGCGGAGACGCAGAGACACGGAGCCCACAgcagaagagaagaggagagctCCTCTGAGGAAGAACAACAGCTGCATCCTGTCATAG